The following DNA comes from Paenibacillus crassostreae.
ACTTACTGGGGGTGTTGGTTATCTAGTAGGAACGTTCTTTGGTGTCATGACCCAAGGGGTGATACAAACGATTATTAGCTTCGAAGGAACTTTAAGTTCTTGGTGGACCAAGATAGTGATTGGACTCCTCCTGTTCAGCTTCATTGTATTTCAAAGACTTCTTACTTCAAGACGCACTTCAGGTCGCGGATAGGTTATTTCTGTGGTGAGCACTTCCAATTTAGAGCGGGATATGGCAGACTCTCAGGTAGGAGGGAGGGAATACAATACAATGATGAAACGAATGTTATTCATGATTGGGTTGGTTGTATTAGTAAGTTGTATGATCATCGGTTGTGAGCCAATTCCTCTAATGAATTCATCCAGTAGCTCAAGTAACTCACCACAACCAGAAACCACAGGGATGTACCTTCAAGGTGAAGAACCCGTTGGTATCGTTGATTCCAATATTGAATCAATTCAATCCACTAGGCAGATTACCTTAGGTTATTCTCAATTAGGTTCGGAAAGTGATTGGCGTAGAGCCAATACGGCGTCTGTGATTGAATCAGCGAAGGAAGCTGGGATTACATTACTATTCGAGAATGCGGAACAATCGCAGGAGAAGCAATTTGAAGCGATACGTTCTTTTATCCAACAAAAAGTGGATGTTATAGCGATCTCGCCAGTTGTACAATCCGGATGGGAGCCTATCCTCCTTGAAGTGAAACAAGCAGGAATACCTGTGATCATCTCTGACCGATCGGTTAATGTGAGTGATTCATCATTGTACGTGACATTTATTGGTTCTGATTTCTACGATGAAGGACGCAAGGCGGGTAAGTATTTGTTGGACAAAATGAAAGATAAACCCGGACCCATCGGCATTGTGGAACTTCAGGGTACCATAGATTCATCACCGACGGTTGATCGAAAGAATGGTTTTCGAGAGATCATTGCTTCTCGCTCTGATTTGAAGATACTGAAGAGTAGACCTGCTAACTTTACTCTCGAGGAAGGCAAGCGTGTCATGGAATCATTCCTAGAAGAACAAAATAATGATATCGATGTCTTATTCTCACATAATGATGATATGGCATTAGGTGCCATTGAAGCTATTGAGCAAGTAGGATTACGTCCTGGTATAGATATCGTTATTATATCGGTAGATGGTACACGTAAATCTTTTGAAATGATGGTCGAAGGCAAAATCAATGCTGTTGTTGAATGTAATCCACTCTTAGGAATGAATCTAATGCAAGCTGTGAAAGAAATTATGGGTGGTAAAAACTTACCGAAGCGAATCGTCCTACCTGAGAGTATCTATACACAAGCGGTTGCGGAACGAGAAGTGAATAATAGGAAATATTAGTTAACGAATCCTCGGCCCATATTTGGGACTGGAGGATTTTTTTAGGTGTTTAAAACTCAATCTGCAACTTAAACTATTTACATAACGTATAAACATCATAAAAAAAAGAGAAAAGAGTGGAAGGGGTAGATGGTTTGAGGAAAGTGGCTCTTGCAAGCATGATTATTTGGTTGTTGTTGTTGGTTCTAGTTGGTTGTAGTAATAATCTGGAGGAGTATTCAGGGAAAGTGGAAGCGGAAGAAACACTACGTACATATACGAATGCCATTGCTAATCAAGATGCTGCGGTGATATATGAATTATATGGTGGTAGCTACGAGTGGCTGGAGAGTTTCTTGAGAGGGTTCCTACCTGAAATAGATCTCGAAGATAATAAGGAAATTATTGATAATTATATTAAGCAAGGAATTATGCCTAGAATATCTCTTAACGAAATTTTAGAACAAAAAGAAGTAAATGAAGATGAATATGTTTTTGTAGTTAATTTTATAAATGAAGATGGAACACCTTTTATAACGAGAGAAGCTGATACGATAAAAGATAAAGAATTTACCTACACCATTAAAAGAATTGACGGAAAGTTTAAAGTTATGGAGCTTCCTCCGTATCAACCCTAGCATAATGATTTTAAACTGCGCATATTGTTGATTTGTTATAACTATAGGTTTGTGAGCGATGTATTTTTGTGTTATTATGGAAGTAACTTTAATGATCGGAGGGTTCTCGAAGAGATGAATGATAAATTCCGTTTTCTATCTTTGTGCCACTAATTGAATAGTGCAAAGACTCTGCCTCTTGTGCAGGGTGAACGGGATTAGTCTGTTTATTTCTAGAGAACTCCATTTATTGCGAATACTCGCATGCATAATGAAGGAGGGCGACCCGCCCTCTTTTTGTTTGTCTTTATAGTATTAATGAAGGTTAAGTGGACCCAACAATTTATGGTTTGACTTGTATCCTAATGTAAATGGATGTTTTTTGGCAAAGATAGTTATATCCCACGTTCGCTTAAACCACAAGAGATGAGTCTGAGGTTTTTCATCATGAACATTAATGGAGGTATACCTATGGAAGAATTACAACAAAAAGCGATTATCGTTGGGGTTAATGTGAATCACCAGGAGGATTTTGAATACTCTATGGAAGAATTGGGTAATTTGGCTGTGGCTTGTCACGTTGAGGTCGTGGGACAGATCACTCAGAATTTAGAGAAAGTGAATAAATCTCATTATATTGGAAAAGGGAAAGTGCAGGACGTCCTGGCTATATATGAAGAATTAGAGGCGAACGTGGTTATTTTTAACGATGAATTGTCTCCTTCTCAAATACGTAATCTCGAAGCAGACTTACAATGTAAGGTGATCGATCGAACTATTCTAATCCTTGATATATTTGAGAAGCGGGCAAAGACTAGAGAAGCTCAACTTCAAGTAGAAGTGGCCCAGTTGCAATACATGCTCCCTAGATTAATTGGTTTACGTGAATCATTGGGTCGGCAAGGTGGCGGGGTTGGTACAAAGAATAAAGGTGTTGGGGAAACTAAGCTTGAACTTGATCGTCGTAGAATTGAAGATAAAATCAGTGCTTTAAATAAAGAATTGGAAACACTAGTATCACATCGCCAAACTCAGCGTAAGCAACGTCAACGAAATGAACTACCGGTCGTATCGCTTGTTGGTTATACGAATGCAGGGAAGTCAACGATAATGAACGCTTTGGTAGAGTTATTCAATTCTTCCGGCAATAAGATGGTATTTGAAAAAGATATGCTATTCGCGACGCTTGAAACCTCTGTGCGAAATATACAACTTGAAGATAAAAAGTCTTTCTTATTAACTGACACGGTTGGTTTTGTAAGTAAACTTCCTCATCATCTCATCAAAGCATTTCGTTCAACGCTAGAAGAAGTGGCTGAAGCAGACCTACTTATTCATGTGGTTGATTATTCAAATGCTAACTATGAGAAGTTGAAACGTATTACAGAAACAACATTGCAAGAAATCGGAATAACAAACATTGATACCATCTATGCATACAATAAATGTGATATGGTTGATTGTGAAATTCCAGTAATAAAAGATGATAGTATTTACCTTGCAGCGAAGCCTAGAATAGGGATAGAGGAATTGATTGCTCTGATTCGTGCACATGTGTTCAAGGATTATATCAACTGTGTGATGTCGATTCCGTTTGAGCAAGGCCAAGTCGTATCTTATTTAAATAAGTGTGCTCATGTGATTTCTACTGAATACGATGAGGTTGGAACGAGATTGACGCTTGAATGTAGAGCAATGGATGCTGAGAAGTATCAAGAATTTATAATTTAAGACGAGTACAGAATAAGTTTAAAAAGTTCTAAACAAACAAAGCTCCCAAGAATTCACTTGGAAGCTTTGTTTTATATTGAGCATAGACTTATTTCGCGATGAGATCCCCAGGATTTTCTACAGGAAGCATTAGAGAGAAAGGATCATCCGATTCAACTGAAGAAGCTTCGTATTTAGCAACAGCTTTATAGTTTGATGGTAAATAAGTTACAACTGTAGATTTAGATATGACTTGTATATTGATTTGGTCAGGATCAGGACTATTCACGGTAAAATATACAGTTGCTGTTAATCCTGGCCCGAATTCAATCCGTTTGATGGAAGCGGAATACCCTGGGTTCGGAAGACCAGCGACGGTGAGTGATACCTTATTAACATCCTCAGCTATCTTTTCGGTGGAAATACTAGTTTCGTAAGATGCTTGGGGAATATCCATTTCTAACTGTGGGATGATTTTTTTCGCGAATTCCAAAGCATCATATATAAGAATAGCGGCTTCGGAGCGGGTAATATCGTCATTCGGTCGGAATTTACCGTTCTCAGGCAGAGTGAGAATTCTCGTATTCAGGAGCGTCTGTAAGCTATTGGAAACATCCTGAGGAAGTTTTTCTGCATCAGTGATCGTGAAGTACATCTTGGTTACCGGAAAATTCCCTTTTGTAAAAAGAGATTGCGTTACTAAATGGGCAAATTGTGCACGTGTGATTGGTTCATTAGGGTTCACTGTCTTATCTACGGAAAGACCATTGTGATGAGCAATCAGGAAGGCTTTGGTATACCAAGTTCCATCAACTACGTTGTCGAAGTATTCACTTGCTTTCGCTGATGTATTGTCCATGGTTAAGTCAAAGGCATTAACTAAGAACTGAAGTCCTTGGGCATATGTTACTTTAGACTTAGGAGCAAATAGATCATCACTAATACCACTAATTACGTTTGAAGATTTAAGCGCGTTGATCTTGACCTCTGCTGGATCTCCTGACAGATCCGAGAAAGCTAACGCAGAAGAACCAAATGATAGCGATGCGACTAACACACTACATAGGATAGCTGTTTTTGTAACATTGATTTTTTGTTTGT
Coding sequences within:
- a CDS encoding ABC transporter substrate-binding protein → MMKRMLFMIGLVVLVSCMIIGCEPIPLMNSSSSSSNSPQPETTGMYLQGEEPVGIVDSNIESIQSTRQITLGYSQLGSESDWRRANTASVIESAKEAGITLLFENAEQSQEKQFEAIRSFIQQKVDVIAISPVVQSGWEPILLEVKQAGIPVIISDRSVNVSDSSLYVTFIGSDFYDEGRKAGKYLLDKMKDKPGPIGIVELQGTIDSSPTVDRKNGFREIIASRSDLKILKSRPANFTLEEGKRVMESFLEEQNNDIDVLFSHNDDMALGAIEAIEQVGLRPGIDIVIISVDGTRKSFEMMVEGKINAVVECNPLLGMNLMQAVKEIMGGKNLPKRIVLPESIYTQAVAEREVNNRKY
- the hflX gene encoding GTPase HflX, which translates into the protein MEELQQKAIIVGVNVNHQEDFEYSMEELGNLAVACHVEVVGQITQNLEKVNKSHYIGKGKVQDVLAIYEELEANVVIFNDELSPSQIRNLEADLQCKVIDRTILILDIFEKRAKTREAQLQVEVAQLQYMLPRLIGLRESLGRQGGGVGTKNKGVGETKLELDRRRIEDKISALNKELETLVSHRQTQRKQRQRNELPVVSLVGYTNAGKSTIMNALVELFNSSGNKMVFEKDMLFATLETSVRNIQLEDKKSFLLTDTVGFVSKLPHHLIKAFRSTLEEVAEADLLIHVVDYSNANYEKLKRITETTLQEIGITNIDTIYAYNKCDMVDCEIPVIKDDSIYLAAKPRIGIEELIALIRAHVFKDYINCVMSIPFEQGQVVSYLNKCAHVISTEYDEVGTRLTLECRAMDAEKYQEFII
- a CDS encoding S-layer homology domain-containing protein translates to MNKQKINVTKTAILCSVLVASLSFGSSALAFSDLSGDPAEVKINALKSSNVISGISDDLFAPKSKVTYAQGLQFLVNAFDLTMDNTSAKASEYFDNVVDGTWYTKAFLIAHHNGLSVDKTVNPNEPITRAQFAHLVTQSLFTKGNFPVTKMYFTITDAEKLPQDVSNSLQTLLNTRILTLPENGKFRPNDDITRSEAAILIYDALEFAKKIIPQLEMDIPQASYETSISTEKIAEDVNKVSLTVAGLPNPGYSASIKRIEFGPGLTATVYFTVNSPDPDQINIQVISKSTVVTYLPSNYKAVAKYEASSVESDDPFSLMLPVENPGDLIAK